AAAAGCTGAAGTTATTGTGGATGAGAGAGCGAGAGGGACCTGTGCAAGTTGAGCCTGGGTAAGTTTCTTGTCCGTTCTACCCTGCATAAGTGCTTTCTTCAGTTCAGTTGGCACTCGGTCATCTGTGGGAAAACAACACAAACAGACCAGAAGGTTTTAGGAAGATTTTTTCTTCCAGTGGTAAAGTATCACACatcatcaaacaaaaacaagagcAACTTGGGAGAGAGCTAAAACGAAGTAGCGAGGTGCTAAAATCAAGTAGCGAGGTACAGGAACATGCTAAAACACCAAAAACTCATGTGGGGTGATTTGGAGAAACATAATCATCATTTTGTGTAACattatacatgaagatgatcaAAGAAATGAGTGTGAAGTTCAACTGAGCAAGTTGCATCTAGAAGTAAGATGTGTGCTACTTACTCGGTAcatagaatcataaaaaaaaaacacaattaattttaaacaattgtTCCTCATATTTTAATTCCCATGATGATTTAAAAAGCCTGAAATACAGGATTTTCACCATGAAGAGTCAAATTCTAAAATGATGACAAGAAAGAGGCATCTTTATACAGATTCCTTTAGGAACTCTCTTCAGCTAAAGATCAAAAAGGAAAAGCTTATCTCTAGATGATATATAAGGCTACCTTTATTTTAAGTCAGAGCAAGCCGATGACAACACAAAGTTTCATCAGCAAACAAACCTCAAGATCCTCAAAAGTCATCAATCAGtggattatttttaatagagaGCTGTACAGTCAATTAACATTACTTATACACAACAAGATAAACACAGAAAACCATGAAGACTAGAACACAATAATATAAACacagaaaaacatgaaaactcaAACACAAAAATGTTAACAATGATTCATCATTCagtagattaattttaatagaGAACTGTAAAGTCAATTAACATTACTTATACACAGCAAGATAAAACACAGAAAATCATGAATACTCAAACACGACAATGTTAACAGTGATATAAACACAGAACCATGAAGACTCAAAACACAACAATGTTAACAATGATACAAACAATTACCCAGCATAGAACTTTTCACATGTGTGCAGatgtgcaagaaaaaaaagatatatgctaTACTCACGAGCAAGGTTCTCTGTTTCTTCATCGAGCTTCCTTGTGTTCAAAGAAGTGCTGCTAGAAGCAGCCTTGTTCGTACCAGCAGTTGCTGCAGGTCAGATTAAAATACAATCATTTTAAGTTCACACAAACAAACATGATGgtagtttattatttttccctGGCTGCCATATTATAGTTTATCTTTTTCCCCTagattaaagtttttaaaatttataaattaggaAATATAGTTGcatatttctttcatttaattgttttatattcatAACaggttaataataatttgaaaaagaaaagttgaaaacTACCACTTAAACCATAatctctaaaaaagaaaaaaaaaaaaaaaaaaaaaccgaaccctAATGGTGCTTATTATCACAATAGATTCcaaaataacaaatacaaatagGGATCCAAGACAATCATCAaatgttctttaattttttgtatcaagAAACAAACCCTAACTTCACTATCATCATCAACGATACAAAAAAACCAGAATGTTTGGATTGGCAGATTGAGTTAAATTAACCATCTAAATAGTACGAGAGAGGATTAAAGAGGGGAGGGGtacatttttttatggtttcgaTCTCGGCACCGGAGCGGCGGGCGGCGTTGACGGCCTTCTCATCCTTCTTGGCGGCGGCGTTGGGAGCTTTCTTGCGGATCACTACGGGTTCCCAGTCCTGTGAGATTGGTCCACCTCctgacattttttttcccttttttttatcaacaataaTATCTTTCTCTCTATCTATATCTGGTTAGGTGATTTATATGTAGTTGCGTGTCTTTATCTCTGGTTTCTAGGACTGGCTTCCGCTTCTCATTATATAAGAAGAGGAGGGGCTAtccaaagagaaaaaagaatctGCATTTTACGTGGCGAGCAAGACTAATCCCTAATCCTGGCCTAATGAATTTGGGCCCCATTTTCTGTATGGGCTTGTGGGCTGCATGCAAACCTTCAAAAACCGAAAAGCATTCCATCCCTGTTCGGAAAAGAAAGGAATACAGGAATTTCTTTTAATAGTAACATagttaaaaacaattttgcTAAAATGACCCTAAccgaaaaaatatttgaaaaataatatattttgaacaaAGACATGATTGTTTTTATCCAAACACATGATCACTAGTCGCATCTCTATTTAAAGATGCGATCATGAATTAcaattatataacaaaaatgaTATTCATAATTTCATCCTATTTTTTTCCTCTAGCAGTCACCACCCCTCacctaaaaaaacccaaaaacccaATTGTTCTTCCCATAGATTGCCCAAAACAGCCGTCAATCCTCAaccaaaaacaccaaaattttcttCCCCTCTTCTTCGTACATCAttctagtattttttaaaaaaaaacaaaaaaacatcaacccaatcttcttttttagtttttcaatcgTGGCCATTGCTTGAACCACCACCTAGTCATcaataaatcaagataaaaacactatatttctcttaatattttgggtattattgttaaattattagattttttagttttaatttattattgtttagggTTTTGTATGATAAGTGggcattttttataattgaaataatttatggttTAAATGAAGTAATTAAgggtgtttttatataattgatgttATTTATGCAACTaattacatcaaaacaattaaggTTTACAAACTAGAGATTTGTGGAATCAATTGATGTTATATGTGATGACGATGCGTTATAATGCGCAAGTATGATAGAGCGTATTTACCTCATATGTTTGGCAGCATGCTTTTCATTGATCTTGGTGGGATATATGTGCCATTGTTCTATCTTCCTTTATTTAAGAACTTTAAGGCCATTCTGTAGTATAGCTAGGGGTCAAGCGTTCTTGAATGTTTGTACAGGTGCCTACATGTTGCAAGCATGAAAAAGGCAAGGCAAGTTGGaggatgtttgttttttgtgcaAATTCTATAACATACATTATATTTCTTTGTTATCATAATGAGTATCTTGGTTTTGAGTTGGTTACTGATTGGATTGCATTTTATTCTATTTGTCTTATAGTTATGGCCATGGGATCATTTGCATTGAGAGCATCCTTAAATTGACCCAAAAACTAATACATTTGTGATAATTGGGGGAGTAAATTTACAACTCTCATTAGAAAACAGGtaatatgttatttataatcatatctttatattaaaaataatatatttaattagtttatcaattttaaattttaggtgTTATAGGATCAAGAGTTATGAAAATAATTCAACAtatattttgtcattttatcaTTACAAGTTGGATAGACAATAACATTATTAGGTATGTCCATTATTAGTTTGTTATTAGTAATTATCAGTTTGGTtagtttttacataaaatatatgtataataatttcattattgaTGGTGTTATAGGTTATGTAGAATTCATACTCGGATGATAACTTTAAAGTTGCTCATTCTATATGCACAATAAACACGAACTTATGGACAACAGTAGTCCTacttatatttttgaaattgtgAAATTACATTGCTCGGATAGTATAATGTGATAATTTATCTTGTTACAACACATCTTAATTGATATACCATCTATGCATTGTATGCCATAACTTGTTAAggcaaatataataattataattagatgACTCACCATCTTTATTATATAGCATAATGGGATGCACAAAGAGATGAGATCTCTTACAAAGATATAGCCTATTATTTCAAAGAATGAATACATGAAGTCGTATTGTCGCATAACAAGGTATATTATCACACCAAACCCAATGTAAGTTCCTTTATGTGATAACATAAAGCATGAGCTATATGCACAATAGATTCAAAATTTTCCAAGTACtattaactttttaaagttaatatgtGAAGCTgatcatgttttatttatagattataattgtattttaaaaaaattaggttggTAATTTGACATGGGATGGTCAAGGGGCCGCTACTAATCTTTATAGGATCAAAGATAATGCACTTGCTCATTATTATACAACTTGTTGGTTTGACTCATGTTGCATGACACTTGAAATGCTTGGAGAGATATTATGTCCAGATGATGTTGTGTCAGAGAACGAAATAACTTAAACATTAGGAAGCCATATTATTAATGATGCCAGAACATTGACTCATCATCGTAGACGCAGATAAACTAGGATATATGTAGAAAGTATAATTatgtttgtgttattttttttagttaagcattttgtgtttttttgtttgtgtatttTATTAAAGTTGTGAATAATTATTTTGGACTTGTCATggtaagattttaatatttctatattatgaacattcaaatttattttggacAAGTAGGTAGAATTTAAAGTCATAAATTTATAAGTGAACATGTGATATCAATAACAGGTTATTTATAATTGCAAAGCAGGCATTTACATGTTAACAAATGTGACAATATTTATAGGTGAATGGATACGTCGCATTGTTATGTTATGTTATTGCAAAGATCAAgttataataaacaaacaaaaataaatttaaaatatcacatcaatgtatataatattttaatttagtttttgtgtttttttaaaaccaaacaaTATCCATCCATTTTTTGTTCCTTatgtttttttgattatttgtgtttttaagaGCATTAGTAGTGTTTAGGGATTATGGGTTTGTATTTAGGGTCATTTttggtttaataattatggatTGCGGGTTGTATTTAAGGTTAGGGATTATGTGTTTGGGGTTTGGATTTAAtagttttagggtttaaggttCTAGGTTATGAGTTTAGAGGGGTGTATTTAAGAGTTTGGAGTATGGATTTAAGAGTTTTGGGTTTGGGATTTGTATTTGAGGTTAATTTGAGATAAATTTTTGTTTATGGTAGTTTAAGattaaaagtttatttgttTCTATTGTAGTTAAGGGTTTAGGTTTGATGTTATGGtaatttagggtttgggtttatgGCTAATTTGATGTTTCAATTGAAGACATGATTggaattcaagtttttttatttaaagatgcGATTGTTATTCACTTGTTTAGGTTAAAGATGTGACTACCATTCATAATTTTGACtaaaatgtgttatttttttttataacttttttgttctatattatttttccaaaactttTGGCCAAGGGCATTAGGAAGGAAAAATACTCAAAATATGATGGAAGGAGAATTTACTTTTGATGTGTTAAGAGTTTTACTAAGCAAAACTAAGTCAGTGGTCTACACTTCACCGCAAGATGAgcctattttttaatatctaaaaaagaTTTAGGGTATAATCAACATATTTTAAAGTAGAAAGGAAAATCCATGATTCAAATTATAGACATGATTGGGTTCAATAAGTCCTCTTCGCTTCATTTAATTACatctagaaaagaaaaaaaactcaatgcgAACAAATaagctgaataaaaaaaagtgattgtgataatttgaaaaaaaaaaatttgatagtattataaaaaaaatcaccatagTCGGACTTGATAATAAACCCAAAAAGAaatggattttaattttaaaacatattaaaaatatttttagttcatcaaataattacaaaaaaaaaatataaagaaaaaaacattaaaaaaaaaaatattttttaaaatgactctGGTAATaagaatatgataaaataataaaaagtaaaatgcaAAGCGCAAAAAGCTCATTTCCTAGCCAACTCAATCTTaagtgataaaattaaaaaacaaaatcattttaaaaggagtaaagaaaaaacaacaatcaaagtGTACTCAAGTGAGCTTACCAAACATGTGATCTAGGTTGTGAAAATAAGATAAActttaagaaaaattacaaaactcaattccacataaacacaaaataaaaggatgaaacaaaaaaataaaaaaaaaacaaaaaaaaagaccttaTAAACCCAACTAAGAAAAACCAAACTTCACGACCTAGGTCAAGCAACCGTAATAACATAATAGAAAGCAATATGAGAATAACTACATTTTtcaatttccaaacaaaaaaaatcaatttaaaaaaaaaaggggaaagagAGTCAAGCCAAGTTGAGGAAGGTTGTCATACCCGCAACTTATATTATGAAACCATGATAACCATATGAAAtgcaaaccaagaaaaaaacatgaatttcaattaaaaaaactcaatgtactaggatgaatgaaaaaaataattaataaaaaggttaaaaaatatttaaactctgGTAAGTCCGCCAAACCTCACAATCTTGGTCATGTGAATGAAAAAACTTAatagaagaaaaactaaaaagaatcaTGATCACTAATTCTCAAACAAGCCAAATGTTATAGGGTAAAACTAGGAAAACAttaaaccagaaaacaagaaaaaaaaacccgagtcaacccggattaactcgtcaaacccatGACCGAGATCATGAAACCATGATAACACCATAAAAGGGAAAGCAAAAACAATGGACCGTAATTTTAAACCAATCCattattaaaggataaatttgaaaaaaaatatataaaaatgaaacaaaacatagcaattaacaattaacaattttaaaaataagaaccaaattcgacatttaacataaattttggaaaccttttaattttagagaggaccaacatgcaaatcaaggatgggaaagagaaaaagagatgagaatagagaaaaatgaagaagaagaagaaacagaaaagggTTGTCGTAGTTGCACCATGCCTTTCATTGCTACACGCGTCACCGAAAACAATAGAGAATGATGATGATATATGTCAAAAGCCACCGTGGAAGATTAGATCAATAGACTATCCTATAGTGGTTATATGATTGCGCTTGAAATTGGATATATTTCTTTGACATGGTCTATTGGTTGTCTGCTATTGATATTAGAGCCTGAGCCTTTGTTGACCATGTGACACgatcaaaaaattgatgtttctctcaagtgtaagagtgtcaaagtaataaataactcaacaagaccgggatcgaaccacagggaagttaattgtatattttatagacaacaataatacaacaacaacaacaacaacaataataataataaagaagttgatgagaactttgagatgaaagattaatgtaaggattaaacaattataaaaaaaaatgtcaatgttagaggatccactaatggtattttaaacaagtatagtataaacttatATTagtcaactggaaaccacatacaaaggaggttctgatcggatgatttgtcattaatagctcattataaattgttaacatgatcatattaattaaacttttaaatattgttaggaattcataatgctaacttatgttaacaacaaatcaagttcctttcatagcacatatataggtaataccatacggttgggccatgagagtgccaagcatttgttgtaccaagtgttatacaacacaaatctagattaaccatttaacaagcaaggtattaagaattagtaagataaaaagataagacatgttaatattaaacattaaggtccatgttgagtttacaccatacttattcttacaccattagtgtaacattttcatCTTGACATAAAGGAAAGGagatgaaaagcataaataagatattaatgaaagcaaaacttaaaaattacaaaaaatatatatataaagagagagagcaagagcaagttcttaaTTTGAATAACCAAGCCcataaatgcatggcaaatgcctccttttataggccaaaatttgaaactattgatttgatgactaattcttgagtgggtggccaactcttaacttggtgaaaatctttatcttcttgtctgaataaaacgtcattactagaatcagaactggaaccacctgtacacatgaaagttctaggaaattgtcttatctttccaggaaaaaaacatttgaggctatttggacttctagaactcgagatatgggttgaacactaaacagtgtctgggctgcaggacagattcgaacttctctgttgttgctataatttgaacttgaaaatagcctttttaaatcttggactctacatgaaagttgtaggcctatgtcttaccgaattTGTCCAAaaatttaaggtcatttggacatctagaacccGAGATATGAtctaattaccgaacagtgttctagtttggactgcaccaacatttattttctaagtttggccctctctttgtccttttaatttcaatacttcaactcatcaatcaatccttttatttatgtgataggcctgcatttaagatgaacatttaccataaattaaaggtatcttatattattaggtttgttattataaaacatgatttagttaaggagttattgatacttcaagtgcaaaatgatgatataaaaccttgttaaaaatatacttttaagtactaatcacaaagATTGATTGATTCAATAGTTGCAAAGTTTTgattatgaagaagaaaaggaagaagaaaattcgtGTTGATATTTTGCTTAAATTTTGGGATGAAATTTACCAAGTGGGATTGGATAAATCATATTGATTGGAAAGTAGGGGATGTGGATGTCCATTTTTAAGTAGTAGTAAGGGAGATTGGTGAGTGACATGCTGTAGTAAAAGTCGAAAAGGAAAAGATTCGAGGGAGAATCTGAGGATTCTTGCAACCTCCgataaaacaaagagaaaatcaaaatcaaaatcaaaatagggAGTAAAATGGATAAAGgtctaaatttcaaaacaagaaaaacaaaggatcaaaataaaattaagttatttagGGACCAAgtaacaataaagaaaattaaaatttatgggcTATAAACAAATAAGtgaattataaagaaaatggGTCGTCGtacataaacaataaaatattattcaccgTACATAATGTTGGTCAAATATTTTGATCTTGCATACCCATTCTATGTGTAAGGATTACATGTAATATCATTCTTGAAATTGATTTTAGCCTTGTTCATGAGTTTGTGCTCattatttattgtcattttaTAAATGCAAAGTTAGGGTTCTTATATGTTTATAATGTCTTCCATGAACAATTAAccttgtttgatttttgtttattttattggtaaatACATGATCCTCATcactcaaaatataaaaaaactttatcaccATCAAATCTCATGCATCATGGCTAAGTCTCTCaaatatctaatatatatatatatacattaaaacatgtaaggatatatatatccttacatgttttaatgtttattttagcatttttacaaaagtaaaggaaaaagaaaaagaaattgtcaTGTATATTTTAGGGTTTCATAAGaagtttataaaattcattGAGATTTTGCCCAAATTAAAAGGCCAATTAGGCTGACATTTCAAACCTTTAAAAAACTAATCCTTATTTTCTCACAaagcatgttaaaaaatatattttgctaTTTACTTTTGGTATTTCGGGTAAATGAACTCAATATGGGCTATTCCCTTGGATATTAGTAGGAGTAATGCGtcctattaatttttcaaataataaaagtttaatattCACTGATAACAAAATCAcgagtattaaattttttagtataatattctccaataaaaaaaatcaagaatattaaaaaatagtctAATATTCATTAAGTACATATAAGTGTGAATTAAGAGTGTTAAGTCTTCATTTAACAAATATTAGGAGTGAAACACAAATGCAATAAGATAGGTGAACCTCATTGAGTCACCTTCCATAGACCTTCCTTATTATTTGAGTTTGGTCCAATAAGCCTAACATAGGCACATAAATAACTCACTAACATAATTCAATTGATAATTAATCATAGATTGTGATTAGGAGTGACTAACTTTAGAATTGTCAATTCACCAAGTGTTATCCAAAGGTAATAATTTGGAGtgacaaaaataaatcagaCTTTAAAATGGTTAGGTTCAAAGCAACAATCAGGATTTAACTTATCGCATTAGACTCGTTATTATTCTATAGATAGACTAGTGATAAATAAGACACAATAAAATATTAGgattaaaatataagataaacaATGCAAACTACCTTAAGTAAGATGctttatagtaataatatattttctttagcaTATTCAGTCTCTTATCATGGATATCTATTAACcggttatgattttttaatgaccataatactaagtgACAACTCATCTTTCCATTTGTACCATACtttcttaatataaaataagtttttgctTTTATGGGTTCGTCATAATGTCGAgtgtgaaaatattattaaaaacaaatataaagcaATCCATATTAGTTATATTGCCTTATAATGattgtttcctttcttttaacATAATCAATTAGGATTTCTGGTTACCATAAAACTAGATGGTGACTATTCTTTCTTACTTTACCCATATCAATTATAATCAACTCATCAGGATGTTCTTTGCGACAATAACTATGTGTGTAAAAGCCAACAAAGATGGTGATAGAAGTCGAGGGACAATAATGATGTGGTCATTCAATGGGTGTAAGGTAGTGAATATCTATTAACcggttatgattttttaatgaccataatactaagtgACAACTCATCTTTTCATTTGTACCATACtttcttaatataaaataagtttttgctTTTATGGGTTCGTCATAATGTCGAgtgtgaaaatattattaaaaacaaatataaagcaATCCATATTAGTTATATTGCCTTATAAT
This genomic interval from Populus alba chromosome 1, ASM523922v2, whole genome shotgun sequence contains the following:
- the LOC118043413 gene encoding multiprotein-bridging factor 1b, with translation MSGGGPISQDWEPVVIRKKAPNAAAKKDEKAVNAARRSGAEIETIKKSTAGTNKAASSSTSLNTRKLDEETENLAHDRVPTELKKALMQGRTDKKLTQAQLAQLINEKPQIIQEYESGKAIPNQQIIGKLERALGVKLRGKK